The proteins below come from a single Candida albicans SC5314 chromosome 7, complete sequence genomic window:
- a CDS encoding uncharacterized protein (Ortholog(s) have zinc ion binding activity, role in protein import into mitochondrial intermembrane space and cytosol, mitochondrial intermembrane space, nucleus localization), whose protein sequence is MTKSEFQIQKISPNISLIGQLVDNHTRCTHYHTKLDIIAIKFKCCNNYYPCFKCHQESTNHEPDRFDKNDNTTKAVLCGNCVNELTVTEYLNCGYTCTYCGGQFNPGCSLHYEIYFNN, encoded by the coding sequence aTGACAAAATCtgaatttcaaattcaaaaaatatctCCCAACATATCCCTAATAGGACAATTGGTCGACAACCACACAAGATGTACTCATTATCATACTAAACTAGATATCATTGCtataaaattcaaatgttGTAACAATTATTATCCATGCTTTAAATGCCATCAAGAATCAACTAACCATGAACCAGACCGATTCGATAAAAATGACAATACAACCAAGGCTGTACTTTGTGGTAACTGTGTGAATGAATTAACCGTTACAGAATACCTCAATTGTGGCTATACATGTACTTATTGTGGTGGACAATTCAACCCTGGTTGTTCCTTACATTATGAAATatatttcaacaattaa
- a CDS encoding uncharacterized protein (Regulator of calcineurin; regulated by calcineurin-Crz1 pathway; feedback regulator of calcineurin-dependent signaling; Hap43-repressed; induced by ketoconazole, hypoxia, during growth in the mouse cecum; Spider biofilm induced), with protein MSTSPKLSEITIPKTSLIISNLNKEDFVKPSSSQDSQSTKLISKNLALVDQIKLKVLNFEDDIASHISHWSNLPFLSRVIVIFQNETTAKKIFEFLTKELAKFDDHYSYIKIHLQENLLQKSKSSDNLHDCQNEKLNVTKSLNNFRNFHNDPKNEFTSEYVEPEPAKFNVYNDLANLGIDLSQYNSAEQLEELKQSQQDQNQDQNQKEVKNSRDGNSHSNTNSLPVQLGRRKSTTKTLFKPELKLNTTAKPGLLNEKQKEQDFVSSPTITLDETF; from the coding sequence atgtCGACTTCACCAAAACTTTCAGAAATTACCATTCCTAAAACCTCATTAATcatatcaaatttaaacaaGGAAGATTTTGTCAAACCATCTTCTTCTCAAGATTCACAATCCACCAAATTAATTTCTAAAAACTTAGCACTTGttgatcaaatcaaattgaaagtcttgaattttgaagatgataTTGCATCTCATATCAGTCATTGGTCAAATCTCCCATTTTTAAGTCGAGTTATTGTGATTTTCCAAAACGAAACAACagcaaagaaaatatttgaatttttaacTAAAGAATTGGctaaatttgatgatcATTATTCATATATTAAAATCCATTTACAAGAGAATCTTTTACAAAAGAGTAAATCATCAGATAATTTACATGATTGTCAAAATGAGAAATTAAATGTCACTAAAAGTTTAAACAATTTCAGAAATTTCCATAATGATCCTAAAAATGAATTCACTAGTGAATATGTGGAACCAGAACCTGCTAAATTTAATGTATATAATGATTTGGCTAATTTGGGAATAGATTTGTCTCAATATAATAGTGCTGAACAACTcgaagaattgaaacaacTGCAACAAGACCAAAACCAAgatcaaaaccaaaaagaagTTAAAAATAGCAGGGATGGTAACTCACATCTGAATACCAACTCATTGCCAGTGCAATTGGGTCGTAGGAAATCAACTACAAAGACTTTATTTAAACCTGAATTAAAGTTGAATACTACTGCCAAGCCTGGTCTCcttaatgaaaaacaaaaagaacaaGATTTTGTATCGTCCCCTACAATCACTTTAGATGAAACATTTTGA